The following nucleotide sequence is from Actinomycetota bacterium.
TGGTCCGAGTGGAATGCCCGCATGATCAACAGGCCGGTCATCTCCCCACACGCGCCTGCCGGCGGTTGCAGCGTCGCCCGGGACATGCCCGTGATCTCGCAGAGGGCCTCCTCGAGGCGCCAGAGCATCTCGAGGGTGCCCTGCACCGTGGCGTCGGGCTGCAGGGGGTGGACCCGCTGGAACCCCGGGAAGCCCGCGACGGTCTCCGCGACCTTGGGGTTGTATTTCATCGTGCACGAGCCGAGCGGATACGGGCCGGTGTCGACGCCGTAGTTCAGCTGCGACAGCATCGTGTAGTGACGCACGATGTCGACCTCCGCCACCCGTGGGAGCTCGGGAGCCTGCACGCGCCGATGCGGCTCGGGCACCGTGACCTCCGGTACGTCCAGTGGCGCGAAGGCCGATGCGCGCCGCCCTGGCGAGGATCGGTCGGCGATCGTGCCCGTCGATGCCGGCGGGCCCTGGGTCCGGATCGGCGCCCCCCCGTTCACGACGCGAGCACCTCCTCCATCGCGCCGACGAACGCGTCGATCTCCGGGCGCGATCGCCGCTCCGTGACAGCCACGACCAACACGTCGTCGCCGGCCTGCGGCATCGCCACGCCGGCGAGGAACCCGCGCTCGACCATGGCATCGATCACCGCCGTCGCCGCGCGAGGGAGCCGCACGGCGAACTCCTTGAAGGTCGGCTCCCCCGGGAACGCGCGTCTCACCCCCGGCAGGGCAGTCAACGCGTCGGCCGTGTAGGCCGCCTTCGACACGCATTGCCGTCCGACCTCCGCGAGGCCGTCCGGGCCCAGCCACGCCAGGTAGATGGCCGAGGCGAGCGCCATCAGCGTCTGGTTCGTGCAGATGTTCGAGTTGGCCTTGTCGCGGCGGATGTGCTGCTCGCGCGCCTGGAGGGTCAGCACGTACCCGGTGCGGCCCTCGACGTCGACGGTCTCGCCGACGATGCGGCCCGGGAGCTTGCGCACGTCGGCCAGACGACCGGCGATGATGCCGAGGTATGGGCCGCCGTAGTTCAGGTGGTTGCCGAGCACCTGTCCCTCACCCACGGCGATGTCGGCGCCGAGCTCGCCGGGAGAGGCGAGCACGCCGAGCGAGAGCGGGTCGAAGATCTGGATCGCCGCGGCGCCTCCAGCGTGCGCCGTCTCGAACCGCTCCCCTGTCGGCTCGAGTACGCCGTAGACGTTGGGGTGTTGCACGACCACCGCGGCGACGTCGTCACCCACCGACGGGTCACCCGAGAACGTCTCGGGCTCGTACCCCGCTCCCCTGCCGGCGGTGCGGAGCGCCTCGACCGCCCGTGGGTCGACGCCGTCCGACACCAGCACTCGGTCGCGGCCACGGCCGACCGTCATGTGCACGGCCTCCACGAGCGCCGTCGCACCGTCGTACAGCGATGCGTTCGAGACCTCGAGCCCGGTCAGCTCGCAGATCATCGACTGGTACTCGAACAGCACCTGCAGCACGCCCTGCGAGAGCTCCGGCTGGTAGGGGGTGTAGGAGGTGTAGAACTCGCTCCTTCCTGCGAGCGCCCAGACGACCGAGGGCACGTAGTGATCGTAGGCGCCGCCACCCGCGAAACACACGAGGTCGTCGGC
It contains:
- the gcvPA gene encoding aminomethyl-transferring glycine dehydrogenase subunit GcvPA, whose amino-acid sequence is MRYSPHTEDEIHEMLELVGRSSIDELFEQIPASVRLDRPLAIPAGVSEMELAADLRALSGRNRSADDLVCFAGGGAYDHYVPSVVWALAGRSEFYTSYTPYQPELSQGVLQVLFEYQSMICELTGLEVSNASLYDGATALVEAVHMTVGRGRDRVLVSDGVDPRAVEALRTAGRGAGYEPETFSGDPSVGDDVAAVVVQHPNVYGVLEPTGERFETAHAGGAAAIQIFDPLSLGVLASPGELGADIAVGEGQVLGNHLNYGGPYLGIIAGRLADVRKLPGRIVGETVDVEGRTGYVLTLQAREQHIRRDKANSNICTNQTLMALASAIYLAWLGPDGLAEVGRQCVSKAAYTADALTALPGVRRAFPGEPTFKEFAVRLPRAATAVIDAMVERGFLAGVAMPQAGDDVLVVAVTERRSRPEIDAFVGAMEEVLAS